The Cardiocondyla obscurior isolate alpha-2009 linkage group LG16, Cobs3.1, whole genome shotgun sequence genome segment TATTTCCTCGGATTATAAGCAACTTGAAGCAACTTGCTTTACTGATAAATAACATGAAGTTGTGCACGTAACCATGACAACcagaaaaaattgagaaatggAATTAGGCCACTTTCAAAATAAACGGCtcatttaatgattaaaatatctattttaatatataactttgttgtaattatttttttaggacAGATGCAGATATGACAagcgctgtaaaaaaattagaaagaaaagttGTAACTGAGAAAAACTTATCGCATGTGAAGCGTCTTTTAAACCAAAAGCTGACTGTTCGAAGACAATGGATAGAAAATGAGTCCGATGGAATTAATgcaatcgttaaaaaatatccaCCTTTACAACATTATGAAATGGTATGTGAATCTTCTTTTAGTGATCtgacaaataaattgttacaatgcatatataattattaacacttTTGCTATTTTTTCAGATACTTTATGAACTTCTCAATATGAGAATTATTACCGAAGAtagattatttgaaaaaattaatttcacgatgaagattttattaaaatattgcggaCTGAAGGAAGACAATAAAACATCAAAAgttcaagtattaaaacatttaaataatctcgcacataaaaaaattaagaagaagCAAACAACATTATTCACAgtaaaaaaggtaaaatttttaaatatatacaggatgtcccagttgatgtaaaaaagtttctagttgtaggttgggcttccgaagataagtagaaaagtcctatacggttttgtaagttaggcgttaataatcgagaaaataacatttaaagatttggcgCCCACCGTGCGAGCAAAAAGGCGCCGTTCAAAGTTACCGAAACGTTggtggacctagaggtgtggcttattttaatctattcacaaagatttgggtaatctatgaatctctgtaaatagagtggtggTGTGGCCCATCCCACTCTGATGGCACTGATGGCAATGTTtagttttctgcagaaagtagccgaatcgaataataatgattggcgagcgggttcggaaaatgttttttttaagcaacttAGAGGCcagccgcggcggcgacggtgtttatAAAGATGTAATCTCAGTCAACTCAGAAGGAGacaatcgcgagcgcattcgtttcatttttgcaaacgagttatatttaaatcgaacAACTCTATTCGGGATGTAACAATTCTAcgtgagaaattaattcaaatttgcaATAACGATGCATTACtacaatctaaaattaaaaacaaagaatttatatcgcgaatTGTGGATATTGATAATCGCAGTAATAAATTCTGCGACAcctaaaaaaatgaaaagattgctaatttatctgaaattaatgTTCTTTTGTTACTAACACCATCAAATGAGACTATACCATCTACtagttttaatgaaaatattattatcgttgaCACGTGTAATATAGAGATTCTTCAAACTGAAGCAatagattttgaaataatcaataaaaaatacaaaaattctattataataaaagattgtaaagaaaacgtaagtttttatacacaattattttattgaaaacatattattatataatataaaaaattttaattatacatttatgttgtagattttatttgaagaaaatataaacataaatataGTAAAGTCTCATGATAAAGAAAGTGTTAACAATCAGTGTATGAAAGACCAGCACAAATTCACAACCGAAAGGTCAGGATGTATAAATTTTCCAACCACATTTTCTGCATTAACGTACGACttggaacaaaaattaaaaacagacggaatattaaaagcgcaacgatattttatat includes the following:
- the LOC139108743 gene encoding uncharacterized protein, with translation MTDADMTSAVKKLERKVVTEKNLSHVKRLLNQKLTVRRQWIENESDGINAIVKKYPPLQHYEMILYELLNMRIITEDRLFEKINFTMKILLKYCGLKEDNKTSKVQVLKHLNNLAHKKIKKKQTTLFTVKKILFEENININIVKSHDKESVNNQCMKDQHKFTTERSGCINFPTTFSALTYDLEQKLKTDGILKAQRYFISFWGQYLWQETHTKPTKLDYSNLAQSIVTAYPKLSGVRNGCFLFY